The Rhodopirellula halodulae DNA segment GAACCCCGGTGGCTGGAAAAACTTCGGCATCTACTGCCATTTTCTGAACGAAGAGTTCGCCCGTTTCCTCACGCGATTGAAAGAGACCGCCGAACCCGCCGGAACCGGATCGATGCTCGACAATACCATGTTGCTGTACGGTTCCGCGTCCAGCGCTTTCCACCTTTCGAGAAACTATCCGTTGGTGCTGGCCGGTGGCAAGAACATGGGTCTCCAACATGGCAAGTATCTGAACTTTGCCGGAGCCAACCCGCAGGGCGGAGCATGGGACGGCGGGCGAGAACCGTGGCAACAAGAGATCTCGCACGAAGATCGACCGCTGTCAAATTTGTTCGTCACGATGCTGCAGCAACTCGACGTGCAAACCGAACAATTCGCGGACAGCGACGGCAAGGTGAATGAATTGGTCGCTTGAGAAAGTCAGCCGAACCAGTGCAGACTTTTCAAAATTGTCCTGGACACTTCTGCGTGGTCTCAAGCACGTTCTCGTTGCGTCACGCCAGAGTCGAAGACGCAATCGATCAGCGGTTCGGAATGTCTGACGTCGAAAAGGCGTCAGGCAGCAACTCAGAAAGACGACGCATTTGTTGATCACCGTCGATCACGTCAATCGTGTAGACGAACAAATCGGAACCAAACTCAGCCAAGACCTGGCGACAGGCACCGCAGGGCATCGCACCACCGATGCTGGCAATTGCAACCGCGTGGAACATTCGGTAACCACCCGCGACCGCCGTGCAGACCGCTGTTCGCTCCGCACACTGTGTCAGCGAATAACTGGCGTTCTCAACGTTGCAGCCTTCCACAATCCGACCGTCATGGGTCAGCAGTGCGGCACCCACATAGAAATGACTGTGCGGTGCATAGGCATGGTCTCGCGCCGAGATCGCCGCATGGATCAACCGTTGAACCTCTTCGTCAGAGGGAGGATCGATCTCGGACGTTTGGCTGTGGACATCGGTCATGGCAGGATAAAGAGACAAGGATGTAGACTCGCCGAAGAGAGGAGCTGATTCCGCCATCATTCCTCATTAGAGTACCCAGATCCCTCCGTGAAGCAATGCGGCAGAGCGTAAGTTCGACTCCTCCGGCGACATTCTAATCTCTTCTCACCATCGCTTGCCGCAAAGTCATCCTGAACGTCCCACTCACCCAAAAATTGACATCTCCCATCTCACCGCCTCAGGGGAGCTCAACCAGCGACTCGCAATTGTCCTGGCACGAAGTTCTCCCTCACGGCATGCCACGAAGGATTCGCAGCACGGTGAAGGATTCAGAAATGCCGTCCGCGCGGTACATTGGTTCATTCTGCTGAGCTGTCCCCCTTGGAATTCTCTCCGCGCATCATGACTTCACGTTCAACTCTCGTTGCTGACATCTCCACCCGCTGTCACCGTCCGCGTTGCCACCGTTATTGCTTCCACGGTCACTCCTTCCAAAGTCATTGTGGTTGGCCCGCCGCATTGATTGTGATGCTGCTTGGATTGACCTTCGGACTCCATCACGCAAGTCGCCTTCATGCTGACGATGCCGCACAGGTGAGTGCCCGGACACTTTCCAAAGCCTTTCGTGATGCGGCTCGCCAAGCCACTCCTTCCGTCGTCACCGTTTCCTCCTACGGCCAAAACGACACGTCCTCGAACAATGCGTCGTCCGATTCGCAAGATGGATCAGATGATTTCCAAGAGGACCTTCCGAATGAACAAGTTCAACCGTCGCCACCGAGGGAATTTGAAGATGGCAAGTATGAGCTGACGGGCCTGGGTTCGGGGGTGATCATCAATCCGTTTCACGACGCGAGCGATGACGATGCATTGGAAAGCTCCAATCAATACTGGGTGATGACAAACAATCACGTGATCAACAATGCGAAGAAAGTAACCATCCAATTCCCAGACGAAACCGAACTTGTGGCCGAAAAAGTGCATGGCGATCCAGCCAGCGATATCGCGGTGCTTCAGGTGACTTCCGATGAACCTTTGACCGTCGCCCAATACGGCGATTCAACGACGCTGGACATCGGTGATTGGGTGCTGGCGATCGGCAGCCCTTTTAAACTGGAAGCCACAGTGAGTGCGGGCATCATCAGCGCGAAAAACCGTATTCTGAAACAGATCCGACGGAGCCGTTTGCTGCAGACCGATGCGGCGATCAATCCAGGCAACTCCGGCGGCCCTTTGGTCGACCTGGACGGCAACGTGGTCGCGATCAACACCGCCATCGCGACTCGCAACGGAAGTTACCAAGGCATCGGGTTTGCAATTCCAATTGACCAAGCCAAATGGTTGGCTCGAGAGCTGGCAAAGTATGGCACCGTGCGTCGCTCGACGCTTGGTATCACGACCGCGGAGCTGACCGCCAAAATTGCCAAGAAAGTTCGCTTGCCCGAAGGGCTTGGCGTGCTGGTCTACGAGATCATTCGCAACAGTGCCGCGGACCGTGCTGGCCTGAAACAACTGGACGTCATCACCGAATTCGCGGGCCAGCCGGTTCACAAACCGATTGATCTGCGGGACGCCATTGAGCGTCAACCGGTTGGATCCAAGCAATCATTCAAGATCATTCGCGGTGGCGAAGAAATGGAACTGGAAGCGACGCTCGCTCCGGTTGACGACCCCACCGCATCCCCCGGCGAAGAAGAATAGTCGCCGGGCGTCGATTCACGTCACCGGTCCAAGCAAGCCACGACGCCGGTCACTCGGCGGCGGCTCGTTTGGGCAACACCCAATCGGGACGAGCGAAGTGACACGTGTACCCGTCGGGATATCGCTCCAAGTAA contains these protein-coding regions:
- a CDS encoding S1C family serine protease gives rise to the protein MTSRSTLVADISTRCHRPRCHRYCFHGHSFQSHCGWPAALIVMLLGLTFGLHHASRLHADDAAQVSARTLSKAFRDAARQATPSVVTVSSYGQNDTSSNNASSDSQDGSDDFQEDLPNEQVQPSPPREFEDGKYELTGLGSGVIINPFHDASDDDALESSNQYWVMTNNHVINNAKKVTIQFPDETELVAEKVHGDPASDIAVLQVTSDEPLTVAQYGDSTTLDIGDWVLAIGSPFKLEATVSAGIISAKNRILKQIRRSRLLQTDAAINPGNSGGPLVDLDGNVVAINTAIATRNGSYQGIGFAIPIDQAKWLARELAKYGTVRRSTLGITTAELTAKIAKKVRLPEGLGVLVYEIIRNSAADRAGLKQLDVITEFAGQPVHKPIDLRDAIERQPVGSKQSFKIIRGGEEMELEATLAPVDDPTASPGEEE
- a CDS encoding cytidine deaminase, with translation MTDVHSQTSEIDPPSDEEVQRLIHAAISARDHAYAPHSHFYVGAALLTHDGRIVEGCNVENASYSLTQCAERTAVCTAVAGGYRMFHAVAIASIGGAMPCGACRQVLAEFGSDLFVYTIDVIDGDQQMRRLSELLPDAFSTSDIPNR